A stretch of the Actinomyces faecalis genome encodes the following:
- a CDS encoding UDP-N-acetylmuramoyl-L-alanyl-D-glutamate--2,6-diaminopimelate ligase: MSNQAYESAAVLRPRSQAPTTLAELARKLDLHALDDAGGDLSEVLVHGVSVDSGDVTRGELFTALPGFRRHGADFAAQAVAAGAVAVLTDADGAARVRAELPRVPVLVHPDPRQVVGPLAAVVYHHPGQHLVTTAVTGTNGKTTTSYFLQAILAAHHGGCMIAGTVELSVGSLSVESPRTTVEAPVLQRMMALAVEEGVGAASLEASSHAIVLHRLGGTRVDVAGFTNLQRDHLDFHHTMEEYLDAKAQLFTPERARHAVICVDDRWGAALARRVAEAGALEVDRVRAYPGPDPTLDPSQGTDWWVSDAAVSMTRAATTFTLHGPDGEHIEAACPLPGLVNVQNAALALVMALRAGVPADTAVHALAHAHNIPGRMQRVCQRDGRRGTCIVDFAHTPEAMELALKAVREITPGRLIVVFGSDGDRDQGKRPMLGEVAARLADVLVVTDENPRSEDPQLIRDAVLAGVRAVRPGMEDVEEVTTWRGDAVRRGVELCGAQDTVIVTGKGHEPFLEAAGEFIRYNDAPVMREAVEAKWPTVSEDGPRTGSEHD; encoded by the coding sequence ATGAGCAACCAGGCCTACGAGTCGGCAGCGGTGCTGCGTCCGCGCTCCCAGGCGCCGACCACGCTGGCTGAGCTGGCCAGGAAGCTGGACCTTCACGCGCTGGACGACGCCGGAGGGGACCTGTCTGAGGTACTGGTCCACGGCGTGAGCGTGGACTCCGGGGACGTCACCCGAGGCGAGCTGTTCACGGCCCTCCCAGGTTTTCGCAGGCACGGGGCGGACTTCGCCGCCCAGGCCGTGGCCGCGGGAGCCGTCGCGGTCCTGACTGACGCTGACGGCGCGGCGCGCGTGCGGGCCGAGCTGCCGCGGGTCCCGGTCCTGGTGCACCCTGACCCGCGCCAGGTCGTCGGTCCCCTGGCCGCAGTGGTCTACCACCACCCTGGCCAGCACCTGGTGACCACGGCCGTGACCGGGACCAACGGCAAGACCACGACCTCCTACTTCCTTCAGGCGATCCTGGCGGCGCACCACGGTGGCTGCATGATCGCGGGCACCGTCGAGCTGAGCGTGGGCTCGCTGTCGGTGGAGTCGCCGCGCACCACCGTCGAGGCTCCTGTCCTCCAGCGGATGATGGCGCTGGCTGTGGAGGAGGGCGTGGGAGCAGCGAGCCTGGAGGCCTCCAGCCACGCCATCGTCCTGCACCGCCTGGGCGGGACGCGGGTGGACGTCGCGGGCTTTACCAACCTGCAGCGCGACCACCTGGACTTCCACCACACGATGGAGGAGTACCTGGACGCCAAGGCACAGCTCTTCACCCCCGAGCGCGCGCGTCACGCCGTGATCTGCGTGGACGACCGGTGGGGCGCCGCCCTGGCCCGGCGGGTGGCTGAGGCCGGTGCGCTGGAGGTGGACCGGGTACGCGCCTATCCCGGTCCGGACCCGACGCTCGACCCGTCCCAGGGAACTGACTGGTGGGTGAGCGACGCCGCGGTCTCCATGACGCGAGCGGCGACGACCTTCACCCTTCACGGCCCTGACGGCGAGCACATCGAGGCCGCCTGCCCGCTCCCTGGCCTGGTCAACGTCCAGAACGCGGCCCTCGCCCTCGTCATGGCCCTGAGGGCAGGCGTGCCGGCGGACACAGCCGTGCACGCGCTGGCCCACGCGCACAACATCCCCGGTCGGATGCAACGCGTCTGCCAGCGTGACGGCCGTCGTGGTACCTGCATCGTCGACTTCGCGCACACGCCCGAGGCGATGGAGCTCGCGCTCAAGGCTGTGCGGGAGATCACCCCCGGACGGCTCATCGTCGTCTTCGGCTCCGACGGGGACCGGGACCAGGGCAAGCGCCCTATGCTCGGTGAGGTCGCCGCACGCCTGGCGGACGTCCTGGTCGTCACCGACGAGAACCCTCGTTCGGAGGACCCTCAGCTCATCCGTGACGCCGTCCTGGCAGGGGTGCGCGCGGTGCGCCCCGGGATGGAGGACGTCGAGGAGGTCACGACCTGGCGCGGTGACGCCGTGCGGCGCGGGGTGGAGCTGTGCGGCGCGCAGGACACCGTCATCGTGACCGGCAAGGGGCACGAGCCCTTCCTGGAGGCAGCCGGGGAGTT
- a CDS encoding peptidoglycan D,D-transpeptidase FtsI family protein: MNPSRRRALQLFGLAGFSVLTARTAWLQVVEGPALADKAKAERTITWVNRAERGQILGRDGSVLATSSISYDIGVNQVKIAQYLHEEDREDPATGRTVSTVVGHGAAAAAARIAPVLGVDAQELGAKMVGESTYVVIAEAVAPDTWRRIKALEIPGVEPDQRTRRSYPAGRVAGNVVGYTYEGEARELIGSAGLELTQNKVLTGVDGRGSVEIGKTGAIIPTGEHDEVEAVPGTTVRTTINPDLQAVAQEAIDEVVQAQGADWGSVVVMEPATGRLLVLADSRAVDPADPGATAEADRNARSVQAIFEPGSVGKVMTFATALDKGVLTPQDQFQVPDTWTAPNGQSFRDSHDHPVQVLTAAQVLAESSNVGTLQIGDRVSDQDRHVVMEKFGYGHLTGIEMPAESEGILGDYTQWDARTRYTTMFGQGVAGTTLQAVQVLATVANKGVRVAPRVIDAWIGPEGEETSQAQPEGVQVISADSATTLTEMLIGVTQEGGTAEAASIDGYLVAGKTGTTEILTEPGTVASFVGFTPARDPAIAVAVIVYRPGGTYGGTVAAPVFRKIALACMHALGIAPDPMVIAAKAAAEADVLAEKAAQDAEG; this comes from the coding sequence GTGAACCCCAGCCGCCGTCGTGCCCTCCAGCTCTTCGGCCTGGCCGGCTTCAGCGTGCTGACCGCCAGGACCGCCTGGCTTCAGGTCGTCGAAGGACCTGCCCTGGCTGACAAGGCCAAGGCTGAGCGCACCATTACCTGGGTCAACCGTGCTGAGCGTGGACAGATCCTGGGACGTGACGGCTCGGTGCTGGCGACGTCGTCGATCTCCTACGACATCGGCGTCAACCAGGTCAAGATCGCCCAGTACCTGCACGAGGAGGACCGGGAGGACCCCGCGACCGGCCGCACGGTGAGTACCGTCGTCGGCCACGGCGCGGCCGCGGCAGCTGCTCGGATCGCGCCGGTCCTGGGGGTCGACGCCCAGGAGCTAGGGGCGAAGATGGTGGGCGAGTCCACCTACGTCGTCATCGCGGAGGCGGTCGCCCCCGACACGTGGCGCAGGATCAAGGCGCTGGAGATCCCGGGCGTGGAGCCTGACCAGCGCACACGTCGCAGCTACCCGGCTGGCCGGGTGGCGGGCAACGTCGTGGGATACACCTATGAGGGTGAGGCACGTGAGCTCATCGGCTCAGCCGGTCTTGAGCTGACCCAGAACAAGGTCCTCACCGGCGTGGACGGACGCGGCAGCGTCGAGATCGGCAAGACCGGCGCCATCATCCCCACCGGCGAGCACGACGAGGTCGAGGCCGTCCCTGGCACCACCGTACGGACCACCATCAACCCGGACCTCCAGGCCGTGGCCCAGGAGGCGATCGACGAGGTCGTCCAGGCCCAGGGAGCGGACTGGGGCAGCGTCGTCGTCATGGAGCCGGCCACCGGTCGGCTCCTGGTCCTGGCGGACTCTCGCGCCGTGGACCCCGCTGACCCCGGCGCCACGGCGGAGGCCGACCGTAACGCCCGTAGCGTCCAGGCGATCTTCGAGCCTGGCAGCGTCGGCAAGGTCATGACCTTCGCGACGGCCCTGGACAAGGGTGTGCTCACGCCCCAGGACCAGTTCCAGGTCCCCGACACCTGGACGGCGCCGAACGGGCAGAGCTTCCGGGACTCTCACGACCATCCCGTCCAGGTCCTGACCGCGGCCCAGGTACTGGCGGAGTCCTCCAACGTGGGGACGCTGCAGATCGGTGACCGCGTCAGTGACCAGGACCGGCACGTGGTGATGGAGAAGTTCGGCTACGGCCACCTCACCGGTATCGAGATGCCGGCCGAGTCCGAGGGCATCCTCGGTGACTACACCCAGTGGGACGCCCGTACCCGCTACACCACGATGTTCGGTCAGGGAGTCGCCGGTACCACCTTGCAGGCGGTACAGGTGCTGGCCACGGTGGCCAACAAGGGCGTGCGGGTCGCCCCCCGAGTCATCGACGCCTGGATCGGCCCTGAGGGTGAGGAGACCTCGCAGGCCCAGCCTGAGGGCGTGCAGGTGATCTCGGCGGACAGCGCCACGACCCTGACCGAGATGCTCATCGGTGTCACCCAGGAGGGCGGTACCGCTGAGGCTGCCTCGATCGACGGCTACCTGGTGGCCGGCAAGACCGGTACCACCGAGATCCTGACCGAGCCGGGGACGGTAGCCTCCTTCGTGGGCTTCACACCGGCGCGCGATCCAGCCATCGCCGTGGCTGTCATCGTCTACCGGCCGGGTGGTACGTACGGCGGTACGGTGGCGGCGCCCGTCTTCCGCAAGATCGCCCTGGCCTGCATGCACGCCCTGGGGATCGCCCCGGACCCCATGGTCATCGCCGCCAAGGCAGCGGCCGAGGCGGACGTCCTGGCCGAGAAGGCGGCGCAGGACGCTGAGGGATGA